A segment of the Bradyrhizobium sp. CCBAU 53340 genome:
AGGACGAGCACTACAAGCGCGGCTGGGAAGAGAAGTCCAAGGCAGGCGGAGCCCTGGTCGATGCGCCGCTCAAGCTGCCGGTGCGCAGGCCCGAGGGAGGCGCGCCATGACGGCAAACGCCAGGCCCTACGTCGAAGCGCGCGCGGCGAAGGGGCTTTGGGCCGCCTCGCGCTTTCTCGTGCTGCGGCGGACCAGCCAGCTGTTCTTCCTCGCGCTGTTCCTGTCCGGGCCGCTGCTCGGCATCTGGATTGCCAAGGGCACGCTGGCCTCGTCGATGACGCTCGGCACGCTGCCCTTGACCGATCCGTTCGTTTTCCTGCAATCGCTGGCGGCACGGCATTGGCCGGAAGGCCTTTCGGCGATCGGCGCGGCCATCGTGCTCGCCTCCTATCTGCTGTTCGGCGGCCGCACCTATTGCTCCTGGGTCTGTCCCGTCAATCCGGTGACGGATCTCGCCGCCTGGCTGCGGCGGCGGCTGGGCATCACCGTCACGGCCAAGGTCCGCTCGAACCTCAGACTCTATTTTGTGGGCGCGGTGCTGGCGGCCTCCGCATTGTCGGGCTCGATCGCCTGGGAGCTGATCAACCCGGTGACGGCGCTGCATCGCGCGCTGGTCTTCGGCCTCTGGTTCGGTGCCGGTGGCACGGTGGCGATCTTCATTTTCGATCTCCTGGTCGTCAAGCACGGCTGGTGCGGGCATCTTTGCCCGATCGGCGCGTTCTACGGCCAGATCGGCAAGGTCGCGCTGCTGCGCATCACCGCCGACAACCGCGCCGCCTGCAACGACTGCATGGATTGCTTTGCGGTCTGCCCCGAGCCGCATGTCATCAGCCCGGCGCTCAACGGCGAGCGCACCGGTGCGACGCCTGTCATCACCGCGGGCGACTGCACACTCTGCGGCGCCTGCATCGATGTCTGCTCCAAGCAGGTCTTCCATCTCGGTCTGCGCGGCCGCAATGCCGTGCGGCCGGAATCTTCCACGACCGCGCTGCCGCCAGCG
Coding sequences within it:
- the napH gene encoding quinol dehydrogenase ferredoxin subunit NapH, with translation MTANARPYVEARAAKGLWAASRFLVLRRTSQLFFLALFLSGPLLGIWIAKGTLASSMTLGTLPLTDPFVFLQSLAARHWPEGLSAIGAAIVLASYLLFGGRTYCSWVCPVNPVTDLAAWLRRRLGITVTAKVRSNLRLYFVGAVLAASALSGSIAWELINPVTALHRALVFGLWFGAGGTVAIFIFDLLVVKHGWCGHLCPIGAFYGQIGKVALLRITADNRAACNDCMDCFAVCPEPHVISPALNGERTGATPVITAGDCTLCGACIDVCSKQVFHLGLRGRNAVRPESSTTALPPAARVFSSPPAVLERDLP